In the genome of Streptococcus mitis, one region contains:
- a CDS encoding HAD family hydrolase, with product MAIENYMPDFAVEAVYDLTVPSLQAQGIKAVLVDLDNTLIAWNNPDGTPEMKQWLHDLRDAGIRIIVVSNNTKKRVQRAVEKFGIDYVYWALKPFTFGIDCAMKEFHYEKSEVVMVGDQLMTDIRAAHRAGIRSILVKPLVQHDSIKTQINRARERRVMRKITEKYGPITYKKGI from the coding sequence ATGGCAATTGAAAATTATATGCCAGATTTTGCTGTGGAAGCAGTCTATGATCTGACAGTCCCAAGCCTGCAGGCGCAGGGAATCAAGGCTGTTTTGGTCGATTTGGACAATACCCTCATTGCTTGGAACAACCCTGATGGGACGCCAGAGATGAAGCAATGGCTACATGACCTTCGGGACGCGGGTATTCGCATCATTGTGGTCTCAAATAATACCAAAAAACGAGTTCAACGCGCAGTTGAAAAGTTTGGGATTGATTACGTTTATTGGGCCTTGAAACCCTTCACATTTGGGATTGACTGTGCCATGAAGGAATTTCACTATGAGAAAAGTGAAGTGGTTATGGTCGGTGACCAGCTCATGACGGATATTCGAGCAGCTCACCGTGCTGGCATTCGCTCGATTTTAGTCAAACCCTTGGTCCAACATGACTCAATCAAAACGCAGATTAACCGAGCTCGTGAGCGTCGTGTCATGCGAAAAATCACTGAAAAGTACGGACCGATTACATATAAAAAAGGAATTTAA
- a CDS encoding magnesium transporter, with protein sequence MFLEKQLGNGCTWINLDLDKLKKLEDLSEIYGLDKETIEYALDRNERAHMDYHRENGTVTFIYNVLNLKKDKAYYEAFPMTFIVEHRRLITISNTKNAYVIEQMTRYLDSHDTLSIYKFLFASLEIISNAYYPVIEQMDKSKDEVNGLLRQRTTKKNLFALSDLETGMVYLTAAAKQNRMLLEHIQGHALYRSFNEIEREQFDDAMIEAHQLVSMTDLISQVLQQLSASYNNILNNNLNDNLTTLTIISVLLAVLAVVTGFFGMNVPLPLTDEPHAWLYISLASAGLWIILSLLLRKIAKKS encoded by the coding sequence ATGTTTTTAGAAAAACAGTTGGGCAATGGTTGTACCTGGATTAACCTAGATTTGGACAAGTTGAAAAAACTAGAGGACCTTTCTGAAATCTACGGTTTGGACAAGGAAACCATTGAATACGCACTGGATAGAAATGAGCGTGCCCACATGGATTATCACCGTGAAAATGGGACTGTGACCTTTATCTACAATGTCTTGAACTTGAAAAAGGATAAGGCCTACTACGAAGCCTTTCCCATGACCTTTATCGTGGAACATCGTCGCCTGATTACCATTAGTAATACCAAGAACGCCTATGTCATTGAACAGATGACCCGTTATCTGGACAGTCATGACACGCTTTCGATTTACAAGTTTCTCTTTGCCAGTCTGGAAATCATCAGCAATGCCTACTATCCTGTCATCGAGCAGATGGACAAGAGTAAGGACGAGGTCAATGGGCTCTTGCGCCAGCGGACGACTAAGAAAAACCTTTTTGCCCTTTCCGACTTGGAGACCGGTATGGTTTATCTTACTGCGGCTGCCAAGCAAAATCGCATGTTGCTGGAACATATTCAAGGGCATGCCCTCTATCGCAGTTTTAACGAGATTGAGAGAGAACAGTTTGATGATGCCATGATTGAGGCTCATCAGCTGGTGTCCATGACAGACTTGATTTCTCAAGTTCTCCAACAACTATCAGCATCTTACAACAACATCCTAAACAATAATCTGAATGATAATTTGACAACCTTGACTATCATTTCAGTCTTGCTAGCCGTTTTGGCAGTAGTGACAGGCTTTTTCGGAATGAATGTTCCGCTCCCTTTAACAGATGAACCCCATGCTTGGCTCTATATCAGCTTGGCTAGTGCAGGTTTGTGGATTATCCTGTCATTATTACTAAGGAAAATTGCGAAAAAAAGTTAA
- a CDS encoding small conductance mechanosensitive ion channel protein, whose protein sequence is MQEFIQTYLNKLDITTIIENILTKLLSLLFLFLLFYIAKKLLHTMVQRIVKPSLKMSRHDVGRQKTISRLLENVFNYTLYFFLLYCILSILGLPVSSLLAGAGIAGVAIGMGAQGFLSDVINGFFILFERQLDVGDEVVLTNGPITVSGKVVSVGIRTTQLRGEDQVLHFVPNRNITVVSNFSRTDQA, encoded by the coding sequence ATGCAAGAATTTATTCAAACCTATCTCAATAAGCTTGATATAACAACGATTATCGAGAATATCTTAACCAAGCTACTTTCTCTTTTATTCTTATTTTTACTCTTTTATATAGCTAAGAAACTGCTCCATACCATGGTGCAGAGAATTGTTAAACCTTCTCTAAAAATGTCTCGCCACGATGTCGGGCGTCAGAAAACCATCTCACGTCTGTTAGAAAATGTGTTTAATTATACCCTTTATTTCTTTTTGCTCTACTGCATTTTGTCGATTTTAGGTTTACCAGTTTCGAGTTTGCTGGCAGGGGCTGGAATTGCTGGGGTGGCTATTGGGATGGGAGCCCAAGGTTTTCTGTCTGATGTCATCAATGGCTTTTTCATCCTCTTTGAACGTCAACTGGATGTAGGAGATGAAGTTGTTTTGACAAATGGTCCTATTACAGTATCGGGCAAGGTGGTTAGTGTCGGCATTCGAACAACGCAACTCAGAGGAGAAGACCAGGTTCTGCACTTCGTTCCCAATCGGAATATCACCGTCGTCAGCAATTTCTCTCGGACAGACCAGGCCTGA
- a CDS encoding serine/threonine transporter SstT produces the protein MKKFIHAWNKASLIKRILIGMLVGGILGLTLPNISGIGLLGDLFVGGLKAIAPILVFALVANALSQHQKGQDSNMKTVIFLYLVGTFAAALIAVLASFIVPVEITLNSANTDIAPPDGIGQVLSNLLLKLVDNPVNALITANYIGILSWAVVFGIAMREASKNSKELLKTMADVTSKIVEWIINLAPFGILGLVFKTISDKGIGSLANYGILLALLVTTMFFVALVVNPLIAFLFMKRNPYPLVWKCLRVSGVTAFFTRSSAANIPVNMKLCHDLGLDPDTYSVSIPLGSTINMAGAAITINVLTLAAVNTLGIPVDFATAFVLSVVAAISACGASGIAGGSLLLIPVACSLFGISNDIAMQVVGVGFVIGVIQDSCETALNSSTDVLFTAVAEYAAARKK, from the coding sequence ATGAAAAAATTCATTCATGCTTGGAATAAGGCAAGCCTGATCAAACGTATCTTGATTGGCATGCTTGTCGGAGGAATCCTTGGACTGACACTTCCTAACATTTCAGGAATTGGCCTGCTCGGAGATCTCTTTGTTGGTGGCCTCAAAGCCATCGCACCGATTCTGGTCTTTGCCCTCGTTGCCAATGCCCTTTCCCAACATCAAAAGGGGCAAGACAGCAATATGAAAACCGTTATCTTCCTTTACTTGGTGGGAACCTTCGCCGCTGCCCTTATCGCTGTACTAGCAAGTTTCATTGTCCCTGTTGAAATTACCTTGAATAGTGCTAATACCGATATTGCTCCACCAGATGGAATTGGACAGGTCCTCAGCAACCTCTTGCTCAAACTGGTTGACAATCCAGTTAATGCCCTCATTACTGCCAACTACATCGGTATCTTATCTTGGGCAGTTGTTTTCGGGATTGCTATGAGAGAGGCAAGTAAAAACAGTAAAGAATTGCTGAAAACTATGGCTGATGTGACTTCTAAGATTGTCGAATGGATCATTAACCTAGCTCCATTTGGTATCCTTGGTCTTGTCTTCAAAACCATCTCTGATAAGGGAATCGGAAGCCTAGCCAACTACGGAATCTTACTTGCCCTCTTGGTGACAACCATGTTCTTTGTGGCCTTAGTAGTCAATCCATTGATTGCTTTCCTCTTTATGAAGAGAAACCCTTATCCCCTCGTTTGGAAATGTTTGCGTGTCAGCGGTGTGACAGCCTTCTTTACTCGTAGTTCTGCTGCCAACATCCCTGTCAACATGAAACTTTGCCACGACCTTGGACTGGATCCAGATACCTATTCTGTTTCTATCCCACTTGGTTCTACTATCAACATGGCCGGAGCAGCGATTACTATTAACGTTTTGACTCTTGCTGCAGTTAACACTCTTGGAATTCCTGTTGACTTTGCGACAGCCTTTGTCCTTAGTGTAGTTGCCGCAATCTCAGCCTGTGGTGCTTCTGGTATTGCCGGTGGTTCCCTCCTTCTTATCCCAGTTGCTTGTAGCCTTTTCGGTATTTCTAACGATATTGCCATGCAAGTTGTTGGGGTTGGATTTGTGATTGGTGTCATCCAAGACTCATGTGAAACAGCCCTTAACTCTTCTACAGATGTCCTCTTTACCGCCGTTGCCGAATACGCAGCAGCCCGTAAAAAATAA